The DNA sequence ATTAGCGGATAAGCTCAATATTGATAAGTCCAACGCCAGTAGAGCAGTCAATAATCTAGCGAGGAACTCGTTAATCCAAACCTCGCCACACCCCAACGATAAGCGCAGTGTTGTTGCTTCAGTAACAGAACAAGGGATAAACACTCTTGCCCAACTTCACAGTCAACAGAATCAGTTTTATGACTCGGTACTTGAGCGTTTAACAGAAGCGGAAACTCAACAAGTTTCTGGGGGAATTAAGCACTACCTTAGAGCACTGCAACAAAGCCACGCTTCAAGTGATGTGGTGGTTCGTCCTCTACAACAGCAAGACAACACCGTAGTAGCCAATGTGATTCGCCAAGTCTCTTATGAGAACGGGCTAACCGAAGATAAAGGTTATGGTGTGGCAGATCCCACCTTAGAAGACATGTTCAGTGTTTATAACAATGAAAGATCTCAGTATTGGGTGATTGAACTTGATGGAAAGGTTGTCGGTGGTGGTGGGTTTGCACCATTAGCAGGGATGCCAGAAGTCTGTGAACTGCAAAAGATGTACTTCTTGCCTAAAACCAGAGGCAAAGGCTTAGCGAAAAAGTTGGTTAATATGTCGATGGAGAAAGCTAAGGAACTGGGTTATCAACATATGTATTTAGAAACAACCGAATGTCTTAATGCTGCCGTTAAACTTTACGAAAAATTGGGCTTTGAACACCTTGATTCTGCTTGGGGAGAAACAGGCCATGACGCTTGTGAGGTTGTAATGGCCAAAACGCTATAATGTGTTTTGAAATAGGGTTGGCGTCGGCAGTTCATCAGATGACAAGCAAGTGAGCGAATTGATTCCTTACGTAACGGGCTAATTAAATAACCGCTAACTACGCAAAAAATTACTGACGCAAGAAGCTGGATTCAAGGCGACAAAAGAGCTCTCTTCCTGGCCATCAAGTACCACTTCTAACGAGTATAAATGTTTAGGATTAGGATTCTCAATATCAAAAATGATCGGCGCCTCAACCTGGAAAACAACACCCGTATGTTCTGCTCGCACATCTATCGGCATCACCAATGTCATACCATTAAACTTGATTGATGCCGATATTAGCCCCGGCTTTAGCGTTTGATAGATAACATCCACTTTGAACTCACAACCACCACCGTAATGCCAGATCTGCTCTGTCACAACTTGCTCAAGCTTGACGTGACGAACGAACTGCAGATATGGCGCTTGCCAGATTCCGATACGAGAATCCGATTTAGCGACAGCCGATGAAGAGACTGACTCACCCATATCCTCTTCAAGCAATAAGCTCTCCTCTTCTTCAAGGAAAAGAATCTCAAAACGGTTGCGACCAGACTGCATGTAAGGTCGAATATCTTTACGATATTCGACTTGGCTACCATCACAATCAAACACAGCCACACCATTGAGTCGAACTTCCGCAAAGTAATCAACACCTGCCATTACTAACTCAACAAACGGGCACGCCAACATCGCATCATCCACTTCGATGTCATGCATCAGGTGCCACTCTTGCTCTGCGATTTCACTTTCACTCAAGCTATCCGGAAGCTTTGAACTTAACGGAGCCGGAAAAGTAATGTCATCTTGTGGAATAGAGAGGTCCGTCAGTGGCGATATTTGCCAAAGACCATCGAGAGGTAATCGCATAGCATTCCTTGAGCTAGATCAATTTTGACCGCATTATAATGAATGAATGCATATAAAGACATTTATTTTTCTGAGGATAAAAAAATGCCAGCTCAAGGCTGGCATTCTTTAAAACTGGGAAGAAATTACTCTTCGTCTTCATCATCTTCGTCTGGGTAGATAGCATCTTCACCTTCGTAGTAAGTGCCCCAACCGTCGTAGATAATGTCAAACTTCTCTGCAAGATTTACAAGCTTCTCAACTTGCTCATCAATCGCTTCTGCGTTCAGAGTACACTGCATCGTTGCATCACAACAAAGTAGCTTGTTGCCATCTTCGTCTTCTGTCTCTTCAGCTTCAAGCACTTCAAAGCCCATTTTGAATGCTTCAACAACGGCTTTCTCAAGTACTGCGAAATCTTCAGCAAAAAGGTGATGCTCGATATCGTATAGAGCTTCAGGATCGCTACCATCTTCGATTAGTGCTTCAATGATGTCGCGAGTCTCTCCTTTTTGAAATTCAATTAATTCCGCTACTGATAGATATTCATCTTCGTGAGACATGTGTCTGCTCCAGAGTGTTGACTATGAAAAGATCAAATTTGATTGCCACGAAATATGGCATGGATCGCCTAGAAAAGCCACCTAGATCAGGTATAGAAGAGTAAGTTTATCGCTAGATAACAGAGGGGATATCAATTAAAAAGTGAAATCAAAATCACAGAAACAAATTTTCAACATATTATTAACTAACGTGTGTTTTAGCATTTCATTTTTATTGTTACTTTTCGCCTTACTTCTCTAAAACTGAGTGGTTAGTCATATCAAATGCATACTGACGAACACTTCATTGGTGCATAAGAACTCATTTTAGAATCGATAATTGCATAAATTTTGAATGAAAAATCATGTTCACCAAGCAAAATGGATTATCGAGTTACTGAAATTTGAGCATAGAACCGCAAAAAGTTTGTTCTAGCATTGAGTCTTTCAATTGGATTTTAATATTACTAATTTTTAATTAATTAGCATTAAAAACCAACAATTGAGAAATAACACAACCTTTACACAATTTTCAAAACTTGCATATTACGAACAAGCTTGTCATAAATAGACGCTGGATTAATAGTAAGGATGCAAAATGAGTAAGCTGTACGTTGGCTCCGAAGTCGGTCAATTAAGACGAGTTCTCCTAAATCGACCTGAAAGGGCACTCACCCACCTCACCCCTTCTAACTGTCATGAGTTACTCTTTGATGATGTACTTGCAGTAGAAGCCGCAGGTGAAGAACACGATGCCTTTGCGACGACACTTCGTAACCAAGACGTTGAAGTGTTATTACTGCATGACCTACTGGTTGAGACACTCGCTGTGGCTCAAGCTCGTGAGTGGCTACTGACGACTCAAATCTCAGACTTCCGTTACGGCCCTACATTCGCACGTGATTTAAGAGAATACCTTGCTCAAATGGACAACGAGCACTTAGCCACGATCCTACTGGGTGGTTTAGCCTACTCTGAACTTCCTATTAAATCTTCTTCAATGCTACCGAAGATGCACCGCCCGCTTGATTTCGTTATTGAGCCGCTACCCAACCATCTATTTACCCGCGATACTTCTTGTTGGGTTTATGGAGGTGTCTCTCTTAACCCTATGATGATGCCTGCTCGTCAACGAGAAACGAATCACTTGCGAGCAATTTACCGCTGGCACCCTGTATTCGCAGGCCAAGATTTCATTAAACACTTCGGTGATGAAGATCTTCACTATGACAACGCGAATATTGAAGGTGGAGATGTACTGGTTATCGGTAAAGGTGCCGTGCTTATCGGTATTTCAGAGCGTACTAAGCCACAAGGTGTTGAAAACCTAGCCGCTAGTTTATTCAAATCCGGTCAAGCTAAAGAAGTGATTGCGATTGATTTACCGAAGCACCGCTCTTGTATGCACCTTGATACGGTAATGACACACATGGATATCGACACATTCTCAGTCTATCCAGAGATCGTTCGTAAAGACCTAGATACTTGGCGCTTAACGCCGAAAGAAAATGGCGAAATGCGAGTGGAGAAAGCTGAAAACTACCTAACAGCGATTGAAGGAGCACTGGATCTCGATCAACTGAAGATCATCACAACCGGTGGTGATAACTACGAAGCTGAACGTGAGCAGTGGAATGACGCTAACAACGTACTGACGGTGAAACCGGGTACGGTTATCGGCTATGAGCGTAATGTTTACACCAATGAAAAATACGATAAAGCAGGTATCGAAGTTCTGACGATTCCGGGCAATGAACTAGGTCGTGGCCGAGGTGGCGCTCGCTGTATGAGTTGTCCTATCGAAAGAGACGGTATCTAAGCCACAAAACTCAATAAAGCGAGCACACTAACTTATCTAGGCCAGTACCATTGTACTGGCCTTTTTTATCAAATTAACAAAATAAATATTCACAAATATAGCATTTTTATGTTTAACTGAGTTCTTCATTGATTCTATATACGCAAGGAGCGAGAGATGGCCTTTAATCTTCGCAATCGTAACTTTCTAAAACTTCTCGACTTTACTCCTAAAGAGATTCAGTTTTTACTCGACCTGTCTGCCGACCTTAAAAAAGCTAAGTATGCAGGTACAGAGCAGAAAAAGCTTAACGGTAAAAAAATCGCTTTGATCTTTGAAAAAGCATCCACTCGAACTCGATGTGCTTTTGAGGTAGCTGCTTTTGATCAAGGCGCTCAAGTCTCTTATTTAGGCCCTTCTGGTTCTCAGATTGGTCAGAAAGAATCAATGAAAGATACGGCACGTGTATTAGGTCGCATGTACGATGGCATTGAATACCGAGGGTTTGGCCAAAGCATTGTCGAAGACCTAGGCGCTTATGCTGGTGTACCAGTTTGGAATGGCTTAACCGATGAGTTCCACCCTACTCAGATCTTGGCTGATTTCCTCACTATGCTTGAGCATGGTCGCGGTAAACATCTGCATCAAATCAGTTTTGCTTACCTAGGCGATGCACGTAACAACATGGGTAATTCTCTGCTAGTAGGTGCAGCAAAAATGGGCATGGATATTCGCCTTGTCGCGCCTAAAGCGTTCTGGCCAGAAGAGCAGCTTGTCGAAGAGTGCCAAGCTATCGCGCAAAGTACAGGTGCAAAAATCACGCTGACAGAAGACGTTGCTGAAGGTGTGAAAGGCTGTGATTTCCTTTATACCGATGTTTGGGTTTCTATGGGTGAAGCGCCAGAAGCTTGGGACGAACGTGTGGCTGTAATGACACCTTACCAAGTGAATATGGATGTCATTAAGCTCACAGGTAACCCTCAAGTGAAATTCATGCATTGCCTGCCCGCTTTCCACAACAATGAAACCGTGATCGGCCAGCAAGTTGCAGACAAATATGGAATGAACGGTTTGGAAGTGACTGATGAAGTGTTTGAGTCGGACTACTCAATTGTGTTTGATGAAGCTGAGAATCGCATGCACACCATCAAAGCGGTAATGGTTGCGACCTTAGGTCAATAACGAAGAATCAAACATAAACAAAAGCTTGATGTAATCGCTTGCGCTCACAGATTGAAAGCGTATAATTCTCGGCAATTTGTCTGAGAGTAGTGAAAATGACGCCAAGCAATGTTGTGATAAAACATAATGATATTGTGAAAACACATAATAAAATTGTGGAAACACCAAATATTGCTCGCAAGCTAGCATGCTTGCCAGGCCGTCTATTCTGCTTTTCAGCACTTTTTTAAAGCCTCCCATTACGGGGGGCTTTTTTATGGCCAATACATTATTGTGGGGAAGAAGATCATGGCGAATTCGCTCTATCAAAAGCACATCATCTCAATTCCAGAGCTTTCTCGTGAAGAGCTAGAATTGATTGTTCAAACGGCAGGTCAACTAAAAGCTGAGCCAAACCCAGAGCTCATCAAGAATAAAGTTGTTGCAAGCTGCTTCTTCGAACCTTCAACGCGAACTCGTCTCTCTTTTGAAACGGCTATTCAGCGCATCGGTGGTGATGTGATTGGTTTCGACAGCGGTGGTAACACTTCACTGGCAAAGAAAGGCGAAACGTTGGCAGACTCAGTACAGGTTATCTCTTCATACGTTGATGCTTACGTAATGCGTCATCCTCAAGAAGGTGCTGCGCGTCTGGCTTCTGAGTTTTCTAACGGTGTACCGGTTATTAACGCAGGTGACGGCGCAAACCAACACCCAACACAAACGCTATTAGACCTATTCTCTATCGCTGAGACACAAGGCCGCCTAGACAACCTCAACGTTGCATTCGTTGGTGACCTTAAGTACGGCCGTACGGTTCACTCGTTGACTCAAGCGCTAGCGAAGTTCGATAACATCTGTTTCTACTTCGTGGCACCTGAAGCACTGGCGATGCCAGACTACATTTGCGAAGAACTTGATGAGGCGGGTATCAAGTATCAACTGCTGACAGACATGGAAGATGTCATTCCAGAGCTTGATGTCTTGTACATGACTCGAGTTCAAAAAGAGCGCTTCGATGAATCGGAATACGCGCACATCAAATCAGCGTACATCCTGACGGCTCCAATGCTGGAAAATGCACGTGATAACCTAAAGGTTCTTCACCCTCTTCCTCGTGTTGATGAAATTACTGTCGATGTCGATAAAACACCTTACGCTTACTACTTCCAGCAAGCAGAGAACGGTGTTTACGCACGCGAAGCACTGCTAGCCCTTGTTCTTAACGAAACGCTGTAGAGGAGAGATATCATGTCTAAAGAGACTCAATTAAAAGTTGAAGCAATCAAGAACGGAACGGTTATCGACCATATCCCAGCCAACATCGGGATCAAGGTACTCAAACTGTTCGACATGCATAACTCTAATCAGCGAGTAACGATTGGCCTAAACCTGCCATCTTCTGCTCTAGGCGGTAAAGACTTACTCAAGATAGAGAATGTGTTTATCACGGAAGAACAAGCGAGCAAGTTAGCACTTTACGCGCCTCACGCGACCGTAAACCAAATCGAAGATTACGAAGTGGTTAAGAAGCTACCACTAGAACTTCCTGAGCAAATCAACGATGTGTTCGAGTGTCCAAACACCAATTGTATTACTCACAATGAACCCGTTGAAAGCAGCTTTAAGATCTTTGAAAAGAAAGAAGATATTCGATTGAAGTGTAAATACTGCGAAAAAGTCTTCTCTCGTGAGATCGTGACAGAAAGATAACGTCATACGGCAACATCGATCGAACGCAAAAACTATTCAATACCTCGCCTGTGCGGGGTATTTTGCTCTTTACCTATCCTAAGTTTGAAGGCACACTAAAAATCGCTTTTTATCCAATAACTGATGGAATAACCAATGACTAAAGTACTTCACACAGAATCAGCTCCAGCTGCAATCGGCCCATACGTACAAGGTGTTGACCTTGGTAATATGGTTCTGACTTCTGGTCAAATCCCAGTAAACCCAGCAACTGGTGAAGTATCTGCTGATATCGCAGTGCAAGCTCGCCAATCTCTAGACAACGTTCAAGCGGTTGTTGAAGCTTCTGGCCTGACTGTAAAAGACATCGTAAAACTAACGGTATTCGTTAAAGACCTAAACGACTTCGGTACAGTAAACGAAGTTTACGGTAAGTTCTTTGATGAGCACGGTGTTGCAAACTACCCTGCACGTTCATGTGTTGAAGTAGCGCGTCTGCCAAAAGATGTAGGTATCGAGATCGAAGCTATTGCGGTTCGCAAATAGGTTTTAATATCTAGAATAAACGGTTTCTAGTAAACAAGTTGGCATAAAGCTGAGCGTTTATCAGATACAAAAAAGGTTGCCCAATTGGCAACCTTTTTTATTGTTCATCGTTTCGCTTAGATGATTACTTCTTATTAAGCTCAACCACTTCTTTGTCTAACTCTTCAAGCTTCGCAGCCATCTGCTCACGAGCTAGGTTAGCCAGTTGACGAACATTAGACTTATCGTAATCTTCAGTGCTGATTGGTGGCAGCATTTCAACAATCACATGACCATTGTTCCAACGGTTCAGCTTCACGCCACCTGTTGAGCTACACACGATAGGGATAATAGGTAAGCCAGCGCCAATCGCAGCATGAAAAGCACCCGTTTTGAATGGCAACAAACCACGACCACGAGAACGAGTCCCCTCAGGGAACATCCATACTGAAACATCACTCTCTTTAAGGCTAGTAACCACTTGATCGATCGTACCTACCGCTTTGCTGCGGTTAGCTCGGTCAATTAAGATATTACCCGTCAACCAGTACAGCTGACCAAAAAGAGGCATCCACGCTAGGCTCTTCTTACCAACAGTCACAACCTTAGGTGTTACCGCTGATGAAATCGTGAATAGATCCCAGCTATTTTGGTGGTTTGCAACGTAAACATGTTGGCCACGAGAATAAGCATCTTCCGGGATACGAAGCTCTAACTTCATACCAAAGATTTTCGACATGCGACCGAAATAACGACCAAAGGTAAATACGTGTTTCGGGTTGCGTGGGCTTAGTAAACAGTAACCACACCCAAATACAAACATAAGAATCGCAAATATCGCCACTGCGAAAATACGTAATATTGCTATCATTTTGTTCCTCACAACCGCCAAGTTGATTCATCTATTCACAAAAAATGGCAATAGATTCACTTGCGGTAAATACAACTATAAAAAAGCCGAAACCAAGGTTCCGACTTTTATGTTTTCATCTTACTGATTCATGAATCCACTAACCTAAGTTAGTTCGACTCACTAAATCGTGTAATGTTTGCGCCTAAAGCTGAAAGTTTATCTTCAATCTTATCGTAGCCACGATCGATGTGATAAATACGGTCAACAATGGTTTCACCTTGAGCAATACAGCCTGCAATAACAAGACTCGCAGATGCGCGAAGATCCGTTGCCATTACTTGAGCGCCGCTTAACTTCTCAGTTTCACCACAGATAGCCGTGTTGCCTTCGATTTCCGCTTTTGCACCCATTCGCTGTAACTCAGGAATGTGCATAAAGCGGTTTTCAAAGATAGTCTCAGTGATA is a window from the Vibrio splendidus genome containing:
- a CDS encoding 1-acylglycerol-3-phosphate O-acyltransferase, with the protein product MIAILRIFAVAIFAILMFVFGCGYCLLSPRNPKHVFTFGRYFGRMSKIFGMKLELRIPEDAYSRGQHVYVANHQNSWDLFTISSAVTPKVVTVGKKSLAWMPLFGQLYWLTGNILIDRANRSKAVGTIDQVVTSLKESDVSVWMFPEGTRSRGRGLLPFKTGAFHAAIGAGLPIIPIVCSSTGGVKLNRWNNGHVIVEMLPPISTEDYDKSNVRQLANLAREQMAAKLEELDKEVVELNKK
- a CDS encoding bifunctional helix-turn-helix transcriptional regulator/GNAT family N-acetyltransferase, encoding MTSAQLRELSRQLVRQLGMLDKDCGDIALPPIQAHTLIELEQQPLTVNQLADKLNIDKSNASRAVNNLARNSLIQTSPHPNDKRSVVASVTEQGINTLAQLHSQQNQFYDSVLERLTEAETQQVSGGIKHYLRALQQSHASSDVVVRPLQQQDNTVVANVIRQVSYENGLTEDKGYGVADPTLEDMFSVYNNERSQYWVIELDGKVVGGGGFAPLAGMPEVCELQKMYFLPKTRGKGLAKKLVNMSMEKAKELGYQHMYLETTECLNAAVKLYEKLGFEHLDSAWGETGHDACEVVMAKTL
- a CDS encoding ornithine carbamoyltransferase; translated protein: MAFNLRNRNFLKLLDFTPKEIQFLLDLSADLKKAKYAGTEQKKLNGKKIALIFEKASTRTRCAFEVAAFDQGAQVSYLGPSGSQIGQKESMKDTARVLGRMYDGIEYRGFGQSIVEDLGAYAGVPVWNGLTDEFHPTQILADFLTMLEHGRGKHLHQISFAYLGDARNNMGNSLLVGAAKMGMDIRLVAPKAFWPEEQLVEECQAIAQSTGAKITLTEDVAEGVKGCDFLYTDVWVSMGEAPEAWDERVAVMTPYQVNMDVIKLTGNPQVKFMHCLPAFHNNETVIGQQVADKYGMNGLEVTDEVFESDYSIVFDEAENRMHTIKAVMVATLGQ
- the pyrB gene encoding aspartate carbamoyltransferase gives rise to the protein MANSLYQKHIISIPELSREELELIVQTAGQLKAEPNPELIKNKVVASCFFEPSTRTRLSFETAIQRIGGDVIGFDSGGNTSLAKKGETLADSVQVISSYVDAYVMRHPQEGAARLASEFSNGVPVINAGDGANQHPTQTLLDLFSIAETQGRLDNLNVAFVGDLKYGRTVHSLTQALAKFDNICFYFVAPEALAMPDYICEELDEAGIKYQLLTDMEDVIPELDVLYMTRVQKERFDESEYAHIKSAYILTAPMLENARDNLKVLHPLPRVDEITVDVDKTPYAYYFQQAENGVYAREALLALVLNETL
- the pyrI gene encoding aspartate carbamoyltransferase regulatory subunit, whose protein sequence is MSKETQLKVEAIKNGTVIDHIPANIGIKVLKLFDMHNSNQRVTIGLNLPSSALGGKDLLKIENVFITEEQASKLALYAPHATVNQIEDYEVVKKLPLELPEQINDVFECPNTNCITHNEPVESSFKIFEKKEDIRLKCKYCEKVFSREIVTER
- a CDS encoding RidA family protein translates to MTKVLHTESAPAAIGPYVQGVDLGNMVLTSGQIPVNPATGEVSADIAVQARQSLDNVQAVVEASGLTVKDIVKLTVFVKDLNDFGTVNEVYGKFFDEHGVANYPARSCVEVARLPKDVGIEIEAIAVRK
- a CDS encoding glycosyl hydrolase 2 galactose-binding domain-containing protein, which encodes MRLPLDGLWQISPLTDLSIPQDDITFPAPLSSKLPDSLSESEIAEQEWHLMHDIEVDDAMLACPFVELVMAGVDYFAEVRLNGVAVFDCDGSQVEYRKDIRPYMQSGRNRFEILFLEEEESLLLEEDMGESVSSSAVAKSDSRIGIWQAPYLQFVRHVKLEQVVTEQIWHYGGGCEFKVDVIYQTLKPGLISASIKFNGMTLVMPIDVRAEHTGVVFQVEAPIIFDIENPNPKHLYSLEVVLDGQEESSFVALNPASCVSNFLRS
- the arcA gene encoding arginine deiminase produces the protein MSKLYVGSEVGQLRRVLLNRPERALTHLTPSNCHELLFDDVLAVEAAGEEHDAFATTLRNQDVEVLLLHDLLVETLAVAQAREWLLTTQISDFRYGPTFARDLREYLAQMDNEHLATILLGGLAYSELPIKSSSMLPKMHRPLDFVIEPLPNHLFTRDTSCWVYGGVSLNPMMMPARQRETNHLRAIYRWHPVFAGQDFIKHFGDEDLHYDNANIEGGDVLVIGKGAVLIGISERTKPQGVENLAASLFKSGQAKEVIAIDLPKHRSCMHLDTVMTHMDIDTFSVYPEIVRKDLDTWRLTPKENGEMRVEKAENYLTAIEGALDLDQLKIITTGGDNYEAEREQWNDANNVLTVKPGTVIGYERNVYTNEKYDKAGIEVLTIPGNELGRGRGGARCMSCPIERDGI
- the rraB gene encoding ribonuclease E inhibitor RraB — its product is MSHEDEYLSVAELIEFQKGETRDIIEALIEDGSDPEALYDIEHHLFAEDFAVLEKAVVEAFKMGFEVLEAEETEDEDGNKLLCCDATMQCTLNAEAIDEQVEKLVNLAEKFDIIYDGWGTYYEGEDAIYPDEDDEDEE